One window of Microcoleus vaginatus PCC 9802 genomic DNA carries:
- a CDS encoding DMT family transporter has product MNVPKQAPNWSIALVLIIGVLAVSTSSILIRLANLKAGAGGFGFSLVLAASRLTLSALILLPAWRKIQWNALQPGARRYAAAAGLCLALHFALWITSLSYTSIAASTALVTTNPVWVALLSRFWFGEKLSKMSIAGITIALAGGMAIALGSAGAADAGSSQLLGDFLALAGSWAVSLYLLLGREAQRRGLGIGGYIAIAYTVAAIVLLPLPFAFGTTYTNYPDIVYFYILLTAALPQLVGHTILNWAVVQISPTLVTLAILFEPVGASWFGYLLFGEVPAPAVLTGAAVLLLGVATATFGAKKISVNS; this is encoded by the coding sequence ATGAATGTTCCGAAACAAGCACCTAATTGGTCGATCGCTCTAGTGTTAATTATCGGGGTTTTAGCCGTCTCAACTTCCTCAATCTTAATTCGGCTGGCTAACTTGAAAGCAGGCGCCGGCGGCTTTGGTTTCAGTCTGGTACTTGCGGCTTCTCGCCTGACTTTATCTGCTTTAATTCTGCTTCCTGCTTGGCGGAAAATTCAGTGGAACGCCCTGCAACCGGGAGCTCGGCGCTATGCTGCTGCTGCGGGTTTGTGTCTCGCGCTGCACTTTGCGCTGTGGATTACCTCACTTTCTTATACTTCGATCGCCGCCTCGACTGCTCTTGTCACCACTAATCCTGTCTGGGTAGCGCTTTTGTCGCGCTTCTGGTTCGGTGAAAAACTCAGCAAAATGTCGATCGCGGGCATTACTATAGCTCTTGCTGGGGGAATGGCGATCGCCCTTGGAAGTGCGGGCGCAGCCGATGCTGGCAGCAGCCAACTGCTGGGCGATTTCCTGGCTCTGGCTGGTTCCTGGGCTGTCAGCTTGTATTTGCTGCTGGGCCGGGAAGCTCAGCGGCGGGGACTGGGAATTGGTGGCTATATCGCGATCGCCTATACTGTGGCTGCGATCGTCCTGCTGCCTCTCCCCTTCGCCTTCGGCACTACTTATACTAATTACCCAGACATTGTATATTTTTATATTTTGTTAACGGCCGCTTTGCCTCAGTTAGTAGGCCACACCATTTTGAACTGGGCCGTAGTGCAGATTTCCCCAACTCTGGTAACTCTTGCCATCTTGTTTGAACCGGTTGGGGCGAGTTGGTTTGGTTATTTGCTGTTTGGGGAAGTGCCCGCGCCGGCGGTACTCACAGGTGCTGCGGTGCTGCTGTTGGGGGTAGCAACCGCTACCTTCGGAGCAAAAAAAATCAGTGTCAACAGTTAA